Genomic window (Vibrio pomeroyi):
CATGATCACGCAAATTTCTGCGGCAAATCACAAAAATGACCCACAGCCTATTGATGATGTTATCGATATTATCCGCGAAATTAAGAGCGCTTGGGACCAAATTCCGAATGAATATCACAACTTGACGTCTGCTGACGTAGGTATTTAAAGAAAAATTGCAGTTTTAACCAATCTCATATCCCTTAATTGGTTGGTTGCCTTATTTTTTTAATCAAATAAAATAGAAGCCATTAGATAGCCTAATGGCTTTTTTTCGTTGCTGATTTCCTAAATTTGTCCACGTAAAACATAATCATTGATACATATCTCTGTTTTATAAATTACGTCGCTCACCGTTTTTCCGCATCGCACCAAAATAAAGGCAATAATTCCTACTTATGCAAGGTTTGGCAAAACTGCTTGTCGTCGACGATAACGCTCAAGATCGTCACAATTTAAGCACAATATTAGAGTTTGTAGGAGAGAGCTGCGAAGTAATCAGCTCTGAACAAGCGCGCAAGGTTGACTGGTCACAACAGTGGGCCGGCTGCATCATTGGCTCAATTAAAGGTAAAGGCTTCAACGCATTACTGAATGAAAAGCTTGTTCACGCCAATCACATCCCACTATTAGTGATTGGCAAAAATAATCACCCGGTTGACGAGCTCACTAACTTTGTTGGTGAACTTGAGCTTCCTCTTAACTACCCGCAATTAAGTGATGCATTAAGACACTGTAAAGACTTCTTAGGCCGTAAGGGTGTTCAAGTTGTCTCTTCGGCACGTAAGAACACACTGTTTCGTAGCCTAGTTGGTCAAAGTGCTGGCATTCAAGAAGTACGTCACTTAATTGAACAAGTCTCTTCGACAGAAGCGAATGTATTGATTCTTGGTGAATCAGGCACGGGTAAAGAAGTCGTAGCACGTAATATTCATTATCATTCTAAGCGTCGTTCTGGGCCTTTCGTGCCAGTGAACTGTGGCGCAATTCCGCCAGACTTATTGGAAAGCGAACTGTTCGGCCATGAGAAGGGCGCATTTACTGGTGCGATTACTGCACGTAAAGGCCGCTTTGAATTGGCTGAAGGTGGCACACTGTTTCTTGATGAGATTGGCGATATGCCAATGGCGATGCAGGTTAAGCTGCTACGCGTTTTACAAGAACGATGCTTTGAGCGCGTAGGTGGCAATAGCACGATTCAAGCTGATGTTCGCGTGATTGCGGCAACGCACCGTAACCTTGAAGACATGATCGACGATGACTCGTTCCGTGAAGATCTTTACTACCGCTTGAATGTATTCCCGATTGAGATGCCGGCGCTGCAAGATCGCAAAGAAGATATTCCATTATTGCTTCAAGAGCTGATGACACGAATGGAAGCGGAAGGCAGCATGCCTATTTGCTTTACGCCTCGCGCGATTAACTCTTTGATGGAGCATTACTGGCCAGGTAACGTTCGTGAATTAGCGAACCTAGTTGAGCGTATGGTCATCCTTTATCCTAATAGCTTGGTTGATGTAAACCATCTACCAACTAAGTATCGATACAGCGATATTCCTGAGTTCCAGCCTGAGTTTAATAGCTTTGTGTCCGAAGAAGAGCAAGAGCGTGATGCACTGGCTGATTTGTTCTCAGAAGATTTCAGCTTTGATCAGCAAGATGATATCGCTGACAACGCGAATGCACCTCAAGAGTTACCACCAGAAGGGGTAAACCTGAAAGAGCTGCTTGCGGACATGGAAGTGAATATGATCAACCAAGCTTTGGAAGCACAGGGCGGTATTGTTGCTCGTGCAGCTGACATGCTTGGAATGCGCAGAACCACTTTGGTTGAAAAAATGCGTAAATATAACTTGCAGCGTTAGTGCCCATTTTTATACGAAAGTGAAAACTAGCACGCACATTTTAGCTATTTCGTAACGCTAGCTAAGTGAATTGATAAACCATAGTCGAGTTGTTGCTTGCTTAACTATGTGATAAATATAGCAAATAGCCTGATTCGTGTTTTACGTGTCAGGCTGTTTTAGTATTTGAGGCAAATTTTTGACATGCACGTATCTAACGAACCAGAAAATCAATCAC
Coding sequences:
- a CDS encoding sigma-54 dependent transcriptional regulator, which gives rise to MQGLAKLLVVDDNAQDRHNLSTILEFVGESCEVISSEQARKVDWSQQWAGCIIGSIKGKGFNALLNEKLVHANHIPLLVIGKNNHPVDELTNFVGELELPLNYPQLSDALRHCKDFLGRKGVQVVSSARKNTLFRSLVGQSAGIQEVRHLIEQVSSTEANVLILGESGTGKEVVARNIHYHSKRRSGPFVPVNCGAIPPDLLESELFGHEKGAFTGAITARKGRFELAEGGTLFLDEIGDMPMAMQVKLLRVLQERCFERVGGNSTIQADVRVIAATHRNLEDMIDDDSFREDLYYRLNVFPIEMPALQDRKEDIPLLLQELMTRMEAEGSMPICFTPRAINSLMEHYWPGNVRELANLVERMVILYPNSLVDVNHLPTKYRYSDIPEFQPEFNSFVSEEEQERDALADLFSEDFSFDQQDDIADNANAPQELPPEGVNLKELLADMEVNMINQALEAQGGIVARAADMLGMRRTTLVEKMRKYNLQR